In Periplaneta americana isolate PAMFEO1 chromosome 3, P.americana_PAMFEO1_priV1, whole genome shotgun sequence, the following are encoded in one genomic region:
- the eco gene encoding N-acetyltransferase ESCO2, producing MMATSLVEEILDKVDITPPKSARKRIVFTESPKDENSDSTLGHMSPLESSPDRYSSPPPSPQWLMETPPKRNMQHWLNQSPFGPIQNKTEVRRSPRLSRYEVHTSSLAKSPQMKTPRKNSRTLEKRKIGQVTDIELSIETPMKTPHKDNKTQEKCKLGPITDLELVEESPMKDSSQMRLMTPFKRLGGKAKITEETPKQKSQILVVSETPDVNSPAAPVKLLQRMRPDDEPVTVLKSVHTNAGVCKFSSLPASSFYQTSRARASLFSEPLSKPVRFVPAYSSSQKRKRSLSNDSFRPYKRYLPSSRNKKPRRLKLGEINAGVRHKIQKPKKKITKKQYPADCSQPKVTPEDRIVAYLDKLEPLVTEIQSHINSQANNLPSDDSTEKDASAVAEAESETPSPPPTPLPDPSKKFFKYGRTSKLNSRATITVNNNIKLKVSNGKFSLNRPGGKPKTPKSQQVEKSEAFEPIGIDKSTAEAVQDSVHDNIAMLLQQLEQSPEKEPPPVTIEDMQSPNHNISAITSSTSSLAIDDEPKATRSSSTSNENEEVHFENSQADEGGYLFVDPPCGEDVIPDTEKENENKKYFSIFYKSPASKKFTDVTNVKRPRGVKRPWKSIGENQYIIDAGQKRFGVTQCKECGIVYHIGDPQDEMSHQKYHDQVNSVTYSAWKQERVVAHYGLERVILVKPTDSKSWLNKVKDVLEMVDKELGYADTGLASLAPDSHIYLYVANKKVFGCVVAHPITLAYKMLDSVVEGCDCCSAESYPAKCGVSRVWVNKNHRRRKVASRLLDCMRANFVHGYILGKDEFAFSAPTPEGKALAEKYTGTVNYLVYT from the exons ATGATGGCAACGTCACTCGTCGAAGAAATATTAGACAAAGTGGATATCACACCTCCAAAATCAGCAAGAAAGAGAATTGTCTTTACAGAGAGTCCTAAAGACGAAAATAGTGATAGCACTTTAGGGCACATGTCTCCCCTCGAATCATCGCCGGATCGTTACAGTTCCCCTCCACCATCACCACAGTGGCTTATGGAAACTCCACCCAAAAGAAACATGCAACATTGGCTGAATCAGTCACCATTTGGACCCATTCAAAATAAAACAGAAGTTCGTAGATCACCCAGGCTTTCCCGATACGAAGTGCATACATCTTCATTGGCTAAGTCCCCACAAATGAAGACTCCTCGTAAGAACAGCAGAACCCTGGAAAAGCGTAAAATTGGTCAAGTTACTGACATAGAACTATCTATAGAAACCCCAATGAAAACCCCTCACAAGGACAACAAAACTCAAGAAAAATGTAAACTTGGCCCAATTACTGACCTAGAATTAGTTGAAGAAAGCCCAATGAAAGACTCTTCACAAATGAGACTTATGACACCTTTTAAACGTCTTGGTGGGAAAGCGAAAATAACTGAAGAAACACcaaaacaaaaatcacaaatatTGGTTGTGAGCGAGACTCCAGATGTTAATTCACCAGCTGCACCAGTAAAGCTGTTGCAGAGAATGAGGCCAGACGACGAACCGGTAACTGTACTGAAATCCGTTCATACCAATGCTGGAGTGTGTAAGTTTTCTTCACTTCCAGCGTCATCCTTTTACCAAACGTCTCGTGCAAGAGCTTCATTATTTTCGGAACCTTTATCAAAACCAGTAAGGTTTGTACCTGCATATTCAAGCAGCCAGAAACGTAAGAGATCTCTGAGCAATGATTCTTTTCGACCTTACAAGAGATATTTGCCTAGTTCAAGAAACAAGAAACCAAGACGACTTAAACTTGGAGAAATAAATGCCGGTGTTCGTCACAAAATTCAgaaaccaaagaaaaaaataacaaaaaagcaATATCCAGCTGACTGTTCACAACCGAAGGTAACACCAGAAGACAGAATCGTTGCTTATCTCGATAAATTGGAACCACTCGTTACAGAGATCCAGAGCCACATCAATTCGCAAGCAAATAATTTGCCAtcagatgacagtacggaaaaaGACGCGAGCGCAGTTGCTGAAGCTGAGAGTGAGACACCATCACCTCCACCGACTCCTCTACCTGATCCATCAAAAAAGTTCTTCAAATATGGTCGCACTTCGAAGCTCAATAGCCGTGCAACTatcacagttaataataatatcaa GTTGAAGGTCAGCAATGGGAAGTTCTCCCTCAACAGACCAGGAGGGAAGCCCAAGACTCCAAAGTCTCAACAGGTGGAGAAGAGTGAAGCGTTTGAACCTATTGGCATTGACAAGAGCACAGCAGAGGCGGTCCAGGATTCAGTTCACGACAATATCGCGATGTTGTTGCAACAGCTTGAGCAGAGTCCGGAGAAGGAACCCCCACCTGTTACGATAGAGGACATGCAGAGCCCCAACCATAACATCTCCGCCATCACATCCTCAACGTCTTCACTGGCAATAGATGATGAGCCAAAAGCCACTCGTTCATCATCCACATCAAATGAGAATGAAGAGGTCCACTTTGAAAACTCACAGGCAGATGAAGGAGGATATCTGTTCGTGGATCCCCCATGTGGCGAAGACGTGATTCCAGATACTGAGAAGGAGAATGAGAACAAAAAGTATTTCTCAATCTTCTACAAAAGTCCAGCCAGCAAGAAGTTTACGGA TGTGACAAATGTGAAGCGTCCTCGTGGAGTAAAGCGACCCTGGAAATCAATTGGAGAGAATCAGTACATAATCGATGCAGGACAGAAGAGATTTGGTGTAACACAATGTAAAGAATGTGGCATTGTGTATCACATTGGAGACCCACAAGATGAGATGTCACATCAGAAGTATCATGACCAAGTGAACAGTGTCACGTATTCG GCTTGGAAACAAGAACGAGTTGTTGCTCACTATGGCTTGGAGAGAGTGATCCTCGTGAAACCCACTGACTCCAAGTCCTGGCTGAATAAAGTGAAGGATGTTCTGGAAATGGTGGACAAGGAGCTGGGATATGCAGACACAGGATTGGCAAGCCTCGCTCCTGACAGTCAT ATTTACCTGTATGTGGCCAATAAGAAGGTGTTTGGCTGTGTGGTGGCACATCCCATTACACTGGCTTACAAAATGCTGGACAGTGTGGTGGAAGGCTGTGACTGTTGCTCTGCAGAGTCCTACCCAGCCAAGTGCGGAGTCAGCCGTGTCTGGGTCAACAAGAATCACAGGAGGAGGAAGGTTGCTTCAAGACTGTTAGATTGCATGAG AGCCAACTTCGTACATGGGTATATCCTAGGAAAGGACGAATTTGCCTTCTCTGCACCAACTCCTGAGGGGAAAGCTTTAGCTGAAAAATACACAGGCACTGTAAATTATTTAGTGTATAcgtaa